Proteins encoded within one genomic window of Marasmius oreades isolate 03SP1 chromosome 6, whole genome shotgun sequence:
- a CDS encoding uncharacterized protein (CAZy:GT1) yields the protein MSIHQDSNPTILLFTNAEYGQANVFFSVAYELGTTSQSKIHVASFRPFHKRIEGLQVHIAREGAMTFHTVAGLSYEEALAKRGKGAQELVHPGRWRGAIECLGHFGYGLVPWSVEEYYEQLVSIQSIIEKVNPGLVVIDSLFFGAQDVCRGMKKKVAILTPNSIKDIIGLRQPWLKGFWKYPCVSTGYPFPIPLHLIPANLYVTFRMIYTIATQPHLKAINHLRKELYGLSNPITHEFTLDTPYILPSTPETDFPGLLPTPNLTCCGPIVVPSFKSIDEDDELKTWLEESGRQRTVLINLGSHAVSGVEAVRQIAGGIRILLADRSLSDSEEGGNTQVQFLWKLLPDEAIRTALREVIKEEMKEGVVRVVDWLEVEPRVILEHPNVVCSVHHGGANSFFETIDAGVPHIVLPVWHDTYDYASRVETLGIGVWGSQRSAPFANDEEFGNALKRVLNIGSREAELFQSNAVALKAKVNRYGGGRKVAAERILELSGVGEATSCRKKRVSGF from the exons ATGTCCATCCACCAAGATTCCAATCCCACTATACTCCTCTTCACAAATGCAGAATACGGCCAAGCCAACGTCTTCTTCAGTGTCGCCTACGAACTCGGGACAACAAGCCAATCTAAAATCCACGTTGCGTCCTTCCGTCCCTTCCACAAACGCATAGAGGGACTACAGGTACACATCGCTCGAGAAGGAGCGATGACGTTCCATACTGTAGCGGGATTATCGTATGAAGAGGCGTTGGCGAAAAGGGGAAAGGGGGCTCAGGAGTTGGTGCATCCTGGTAGGTGGAGAGGTGCTATTGAGTGTTTGGGTCATTTCGGGTATGGGTTGGTACCGTGGTCGGTGGAGGAGTATTATGAGCAGCTTGTTTCGATCCAGAGTATCATCGAGAAAGTCAATCCAGGGCTCGTAGTCATCGATTCATTGTTTTTTGGTGCTCAAGATGTGTGTCGGGGGATGAAAAAGAAAGTCGCCATCCTTACGCCTAATTCTATCAAGGATATCATTGGGCTCCGACAACCTTGGTTGAAAGGATTTTGGAAGTATCCTTG TGTATCAACAGGTTACCCCTTTCCTATCCCACTACACCTGATTCCGGCGAACTTGTATGTTACGTTCCGGATGATATACACCATAGCCACCCAACCCCATCTCAAAGCCATTAATCACCTCCGAAAAGAACTATACGGACTCTCCAACCCCATAACCCACGAATTCACCCTCGACACGCCCTACATCCTCCCTTCGACGCCCGAAACCGATTTTCCCGGTCTACTCCCCACCCCCAACCTCACGTGTTGCGGACCCATTGTCGTTCCATCGTTTAAATCCatcgacgaagacgacgagtTGAAAACGTGGTTGGAAGAATCGGGGAGACAGCGCACGGTGTTGATCAACCTTGGCTCTCATGCTGTTTCTGGCGTTGAAGCCGTAAGACAGATCGCAGGCGGTATTCGCATTTTGTTGGCAGACCGGTCTCTCAGTGATAGTGAAGAGGGCGGGAACACTCAGGTTCAGTTTCTATGGAAGCTACTCCCGGACGAGGCGATCCGTACGGCGTTGAGGGAGGTTATAAAAGAAGAGATGAAAGAAGGTGTGGTAAGAGTTGTGGATTGGTTGGAGGTTGAACCTAGAGTCATTTTGGAACATCCGAATGTGGTGTGTAGTGTCCATCATGGGGGGGCGAATTCGTTTTTTGAAACTATTGA TGCCGGAGTCCCGCATATTGTTCTCCCCGTATGGCATGACACGTATGATTATGCCTCTCGTGTGGAGACTCTTGGAATTGGTGTATGGGGAAGCCAACGATCAGCCCCTTTTGCTAATGATGAAGAATTCGGGAACGCGCTGAAAAGAGTACTGAACATTGGTAGTAGAGAAGCTGAGCTTTTTCAGAGTAACGCGGTCGCGTTGAAGGCGAAAGTAAACCGATACGGAGGTGGGAGAAAGGTCGCTGCTGAGAGGATTCTGGAACTTTCTGGGGTCGGTGAGGCTACTTCATGTCGAAAAAAGAGGGTTTCTGGTTTTTAG
- the CEL1 gene encoding Esterase/lipase/thioesterase (CAZy:AA9), with amino-acid sequence MLFQLLGIALLAVPKALAHGGVMAISNGGNWYNGWQPYNSPTGQASIIRPWATYDPITDATASTVHCNDDGTSPSLQMTATVAAGSKITGYWNQVWPHPYGPMLVYLAQCPGTTCTGVNTRSLKWFKIDEAGLLSGTVGKGYWGSGKMIDSNCSWTSTIPSTVPSGPYMIRFETIALHSLPAQLYPECAQLQITGGGNVSPSSSQLVSFPGAYSNSDPGLTVNLYTNEAMTQTTYIIPGPPLYGSSSNPSSTQAPPTTTKTTTSSGPTNTGSTGTIAQYGQCGGIGWTGPTGCVSPYTCTVVNPYYSQCL; translated from the exons atgctcttccagctTCTCGGTATCGCTTTGCTTGCCGTACCAAAGGCTCTCGCCCACGGAGGGGTTATGGCCATTTCCAACGGCGGAAACTGGTACAACGGATGGCAGCCCTACAACTCACCGACCGGGCAAGCTTCGATTATCCGACCTTGGGCGACATA CGACCCGATCACAGATGCGACTGCTTCCACCGTTCACTGCAATGATGACGGAACATCTCCCTCACTTCAAATGACGGCGACCGTAGCTGCTGGCTCCAAGATCACCGGTTACTGGAACCAGGTTTGGCCTCACCCTTACGGGCCAATG CTCGTCTATCTCGCTCAGTGCCCCGGCACAACCTGCACCGGGGTTAATACCAGGTCCCTTAAATGG TTCAAGATAGACGAAGCTGGTCTCCTCTCTGGTACTGTCGGCAAGGGCTACTGGGGCTCTGGGAAAATGATCGACAGTAACTGTTCCTGGACGTCCACTATCCCGTCCACCGTGCCAAGTGGACCATATATGATTCGATTTGAGACGATTGCTCTTCATTCGTTACCCGCT caACTCTATCCGGAATGCGCTCAACTTCAGATCACTGGTGGTGGGAACGTTTCTCCCTCCTCGTCTCAGCTAGTCTCCTTCCCTGGAGCTTACTCTAACTCCGACCCTGGTT TGACTGTGAACTTGTACACGAATGAGGCCATGACCCAAACGACTTACATCATTCCTGGTCCACCTCTCTACGGTTCTTCTTCCAAC CCGTCGAGTACACAGGCTCCTCCTACGACTACGAAAACGACTACCTCTTCTGGTCCTACCAACACGGGCTCTACTGGAACGATAGCTCAATATGGACAATGCGGTGGTATCGGTTGGACTGGACCGACTGGATG TGTTTCTCCCTACACTTGTACGGTTGTAAACC CATACTATTCGCAATGTCTGTGA
- a CDS encoding uncharacterized protein (BUSCO:EOG09261RWU) — MPSSLPSPAKKRKTTNSQNSQSIQKLEQQITDAINNNSSLNPLVDLLDLTTTTFTAEECSKSVYALYRSFVMIIRKGKFVVANEENEKIVKTWLWEQMNGYVDVLTGLLKDEEKGLRVSSLQILMSLQKYLSTSFSEHSPSSSSSSSTSPQPQFHASHFRKIVNALIVCPPSYRSRGAGLSEREEGLVDLDVLDAFHDTWLSVHDDIRWFFLREAGSIISKVSVKEHPYASQNLLSFLEKLTTFPTDSSELNAWWVEEMGKAPAKTKRQKKAGDESDEEEDEPLAENDENDEDDWRKFFDEPDKGKDKDSKAKLKTKSEGRVHTLNIHQSLHSLPSHRAVFTRAWLALLPKLSIPGDPEGTKCLVLRALNVMHRGVLPHLTRPVLVMDWIGVCVDYGGVAGLLALNGLYALMKEYNLDYPSFYTRLYAFLDRDVLHLKHRARFFRMIELFLSSTHLPATLVASFVKRLARLSLSAPPAAIVMIIPFTYNMLKRHPALMPLIHRDGEPGNDPFNASEKNPFITKAIESSLWEIQTHASHYHPSVSTLVKIFSEAFTKQKYGMEDFLDHTYSTLFETEVNRKIKKEPALAMEQDVEERIRAGLFGNDGEGRDLVGSLWTF; from the exons ATGCCCAGTTCTCTCCCCTCTCCCGCGAAAAAACGCAAAACAACCAACTCTCAAAACTCCCAATCTATCCAAAAACTTGAACAGCAAATTACCGATGccatcaacaacaacagctcCCTCAACCCGCTCGTTGACCTTCTTGACCTCACTACAACAACGTTCACCGCAGAAGAATGCTCGAAATCGGTGTACGCGCTCTACAGGTCATTTGTCATGATTATCCGCAAGGGAAAGTTTGTCGTAGCGAatgaagagaatgagaaaATTGTAAAGACGTGGTTATGGGAGCAGATGAATGGATATGTGGACGTCTTGACTGGATTATTGAAGGATGAAGAGAAAGGGTTGAGG GTATCTTCCCTACAAATTCTTATGTCGTTACAAAAATACCTTTCTACCTCTTTCTCCGAACACTCTCCGTCATCatcgtcctcctcttcaactTCACCGCAACCGCAATTCCACGCATCACATTTCCGCAAAATCGTAAATGCACTCATCGTTTGCCCTCCGTCCTACCGATCGCGAGGCGCAGGTTTgtcagaaagggaagaaggaCTGGTCGATCTGGACGTTTTGGACGCGTTTCACGATACATGGCTCAGCGTTCACGACGATATCAGGTGGTTCTTTCTGCGAGAAGCCGG TTCAATTATATCAAAAGTCTCTGTCAAAGAACACCCATACGCGTCTCAGAACCTGTTATCCTTCCTGGAGAAACTCACGACGTTCCCTACCGACTCGAGCGAGCTGAACGCGTGGTGGGTGGAAGAGATGGGGAAGGCGCCTGCAAAGACGAAACGGCAGAAGAAGGCAGGTGATgaatcagatgaagaagaggatgaaccCCTTGCCGAGAATGACGAGAACGACGAAGATGATTGGAGGAAGTTCTTTGATGAGCCGGACAAAGGCAAGGATAAGGACTCTAAAGCCAAATTGAAAACGAAATCTGAGGGAAGAGTTCATACGCTGAATATCCACCAATCCCTTCATTCCCTACCATCCCATCGAGCGGTATTCACGCGTGCATGGCTGGCGTTACTCCCCAAGTTGTCCATACCGGGTGATCCGGAAGGGACGAAATGTTTAGTTCTACGTGCGCTTAATGTGATGCATAGAGGTGTACTTCCACATTTGACGAGACCGGTGTTGGTAATGGATTGGATTGGGGTGTGTGTTGATTATG GGGGAGTAGCAGGGCTCCTGGCTTTGAATGGGCTGTACGCGCTGATGAAGGAGTATAATTT AGACTATCCCTCTTTCTACACACGTTTATACGCGTTCCTCGACCGCGACGTTCTTCACCTCAAACACCGCGCACGGTTTTTCCGAATGATCGAACTGTTCCTTAGCTCGAC GCATCTACCAGCCACTTTAGTCGCATCCTTCGTAAAACGCCTTGCGCGGCTGTCCCTCAGCGCACCACCGGCAGCGATAGTAATGATTATACCGTTCACATATAACATGCTCAAAAGGCATCCTGCATTGATGCCTCTCATTCATCGGGATGGAGAGCCAGGGAACG ACCCGTTCAACGCATCAGAAAAGAACCCATTCATAACAAAGGCCATCGAAAGCTCCCTATGGGAGATTCAAACCCATGCATCGCATTATCATCCTTCGGTATCCACACTTGTCAAGATATTTTCAGAGGCATTTACGAAACAAAAGTATGGGATGGAGGATTTTTTGGATCATACATATTCTACG CTGTTCGAAACGGAAGTGAATAGAAAGATCAAAAAGGAGCCTGCGTTGGCTATGGAACAGGACGTGGAGGAGCGGATTCGTGCAGGGTTGTTTGGCAATGATGGGGAGGGTAGAGACCTTGTCGGCAGCCTTTGGACGTTTTGA